In Hallerella succinigenes, the following are encoded in one genomic region:
- a CDS encoding cadherin-like beta sandwich domain-containing protein produces the protein MRPFLRMVGEESPWLQPLWVFRAPPLRASDASPQRLAYSKKCSRFYIYLMLSKILQILFIACSVVLSQSVETGESFNKYMSPDGGINPLSGTVSFSVPLATLSAGGVSTSFALNYSGNVSQSVKNRNDLSPTSWVGLGWSMGFAKIVSENNHSMSLLDDFYYLVTAEGIRYKLIYEGNRWWIEGLPYWLVERHVETKILSGKTFEIVVGWILTDDSGNKYQYGDMSYCMSNTLDTACSAQGATAYELGFPAFGHTGESIDGNDVPYPVSWSLAKIYDWKNNSLTYSYYQFQEKIKHGSWTSQNRYTKETYLKEVRSSMGSYVKFVLSDKNEGDFEGEVVDAIGKEELSADDEIDAFVDPLKRKFLSKVELYGMDGEILQTVGFCYEALKVSPSLDADENKKYTKRLLTRIVWANGAGKETKRESYEYYDNVYKAYLNDSYALGMMKEIQGANCGKVSFDYVYQAIDKQPLTIHSEKLPVVNVSLGYLEDGTPYLLGVDKNEKKVVVYYWRNGAWNIRKELSSLPYHDKGYFITEKNNWFAYVTGDGDSYDMYPVVWDGASWQVKPYVHDDGDKELVLTGPNYIVKGNLSSDESTLTLTVPWTLWGNTFVIDTLSADEGSMDNQFLQIYPSENHIAVSYIGEDLGNNYRVRIFSFKYDASGISVQKTYDNDDLDDDNRYYWGNGYLFGAVESTGLWGQRAEAYHWNGSGWTKLLNYDVHGVQGVPRAQAVGYNYVAMRHNDNDDLTLFDWDGESWRIPFENRNMVHHDDFDLLKEAEWDAVGSSHFFVTRRPKVDNIIKIPYFCWPKFKRWGVKWKCKYVRVWSETHSGANIELFERQNDGGWIRYGEVNTDDSKSEKHLVVGSNWYIEKRSNKAFLWDGVKWNEEQLDINWSHFEDIRTPSGQGPTTVELFDESYTIGDFFAVEGSTGLPEEGTTRVYYKKNDSFVKNKGVLLVEKKTVQDPIIDKEYSYKYVYNFDNAPDVAFDYVNNTPLITTVRVELPDNSGMIERELCPIDYSDVGLGLGKICAERTYVGEVIEKSSISKYTRYHNSNWPNLLHVDAVSSVETYIKGVKSKDSIEYNIALNGLPSRKLFFENGSNDISNEQVLRYSAEEYAFERNGNHLRNPLLSYSCKPNCTSGKVVQATAARYAAANDSIGIPHLVEEWIYNPDSLVNGNSFQGIPWALNENPSGIWKKNSAVLKFLNGFAVEKTDALGNKTARVVDDDSIAFERAVVQNAGFDEILVVPGDRCDENGMEVTSECHLLPLQGRATDGEGASNGRFSKVVMDLRYGFSGVVKQARQAKYRFSAWVQNADNTSATVTLSLNGIQKYNWTLDGNAAGNWHYVEWEGEVNSGLQNVSLSSTGNTRVQDIRMIPAGAAAMVKYYDVHFGMPVAEVDDRGVGKHITLDENGRIKKTFGEDVSGSLRLVSENDFIDARCSDPSLGSDDLASLSFDSKPILQSSTNRNLQYVLAGNKEDVVISWEPKNSEDAVRYRLYADGESASAGWHYDCCSATDGLYATFDDNTSYTLEIDVGADSVGIYTVHIQKTSSGWVGYGNILRKAEMPLFISKGDSSKIVYSAPDGVYTADFSGNAWIENLVTLQKSKALSGTTSGGNSYLLSMPRILMVDSTSNENAELFSGNSETWSNNGYIFDASVYGLDFAMSANSTGNVCAAYVKTAAHDSTTPSVLASSCFINNVWMPIGGYTVFGQDFDAPPSVVPGIIENGDVFGVDLTTGPGGKLYVAYVARNPYFELYKDDVIAEHGDSVSSPKFLIIKRLFDSSESGISGSGSIWAGPTLTKDSASGDMLPNYLGDFVFMDDSIPLTMVKQFKIVGDADYIYLAVAYNVSVDNTGKTAITVLRGEFVDTEDEDGIPEHRLQFTPYEDASIVNSAGLPVEQERRIIAYLESDAPFDFAVRNGIPYVLFANSQNEDGLTLVSYRDSRWLSVGIPAFIKSNKMVNSASLAFGSNGTPAVVVRASDKETKSRRKHIVPMKYVSADDVDITLSGIQVTGAVTTISSEFRQYILNYSAKVLSNDSVIEISPALMEPLDVASVQVLHNGNQVSYEGVNFFGALISWVGSIFSPGYNFQDLTSEIHLEPGENRIEINVIGANGVSLTYTIDLVREHPTADSSDKTLQYSISTNSNLIPVGIALDTALYVSRGDSSYRKFCIQFPFGVRLWFKGTTYFRSTCVDLDFSKASIDTLFLEDEYGNKQVIFVEDDNIAENKNESDDDSSGVDEHENIPLPYRNLLGHKVYATGYMALYDRASISADEVVGETVEVCAGANVLAQMTVEGDVLLRSNSNVEDITLGGNLYMQDGATHGQIEHRDVHIADIPVNYFVTGITDFIVGVNDSATISSGAYKDFHAYANSEIHFEEGEYYFDSFVVEPDVRVYFDGPVRLWVQNGISIADRAGLYNSPGGAENVFLYTNTTDLMYFGVYSDFASILVAPFASVSLAPRSRWEGLIWANNIYVQADAVIE, from the coding sequence GTGGGATAAACCCTTTATCTGGAACGGTTAGCTTTAGTGTTCCTCTTGCAACGCTGTCTGCAGGGGGCGTATCCACCTCGTTTGCTTTGAATTATTCGGGTAATGTTTCTCAGAGTGTAAAAAATCGAAATGACTTGAGTCCGACTAGCTGGGTCGGTTTAGGTTGGTCTATGGGTTTTGCAAAAATCGTTAGCGAAAACAATCATTCGATGAGTCTTTTAGATGATTTTTATTACTTGGTAACTGCAGAGGGTATTCGTTATAAGTTGATTTATGAGGGAAATCGATGGTGGATTGAAGGTTTGCCATATTGGTTGGTTGAAAGACATGTTGAAACAAAAATTTTAAGTGGCAAAACTTTTGAAATTGTCGTGGGATGGATTTTGACGGATGATTCGGGCAATAAATACCAGTATGGTGATATGTCTTATTGCATGTCTAATACTTTAGATACTGCTTGTAGTGCGCAAGGGGCGACGGCATATGAGCTAGGTTTTCCTGCATTTGGGCATACGGGTGAGTCTATCGATGGAAACGATGTCCCTTATCCCGTTTCTTGGAGTCTAGCTAAGATTTATGATTGGAAAAATAATTCTTTAACATATTCTTATTACCAGTTTCAGGAAAAAATAAAGCATGGTTCCTGGACTTCTCAAAACAGATATACAAAAGAAACATACTTAAAAGAGGTTCGTTCCTCGATGGGTTCTTATGTAAAGTTTGTTCTTTCGGATAAAAATGAAGGTGATTTTGAAGGTGAAGTGGTTGATGCTATCGGAAAAGAAGAACTTTCTGCTGATGATGAAATTGATGCGTTTGTGGACCCCCTGAAACGAAAATTCTTGTCTAAGGTAGAACTTTATGGAATGGATGGCGAAATTTTGCAAACGGTAGGTTTCTGTTATGAAGCTTTGAAAGTTTCTCCAAGTCTAGACGCCGACGAAAATAAAAAATACACCAAGCGTTTATTGACACGAATAGTGTGGGCGAATGGCGCCGGAAAGGAAACGAAACGAGAATCGTATGAATACTACGATAATGTGTATAAAGCGTATTTGAATGATTCCTACGCGTTAGGCATGATGAAGGAAATTCAGGGGGCGAACTGCGGAAAAGTGTCATTTGATTATGTCTATCAGGCCATAGATAAACAACCGTTGACTATTCACTCGGAGAAATTGCCTGTCGTCAACGTGTCGCTAGGTTACTTGGAGGACGGAACTCCCTATTTGTTAGGTGTTGACAAGAACGAAAAAAAAGTTGTTGTTTATTATTGGCGAAACGGCGCCTGGAATATACGAAAGGAATTAAGTTCACTGCCGTATCATGACAAAGGGTATTTTATTACGGAGAAAAACAACTGGTTCGCCTATGTGACAGGTGATGGCGATAGTTACGATATGTATCCTGTTGTATGGGATGGTGCTTCGTGGCAAGTGAAGCCATATGTTCATGATGATGGTGATAAGGAATTGGTGCTTACAGGTCCTAATTATATAGTAAAGGGAAATCTGTCTTCAGACGAATCTACCCTGACGCTCACAGTTCCTTGGACTCTATGGGGAAATACTTTTGTAATAGATACTCTTTCTGCTGATGAAGGGAGTATGGATAATCAGTTCCTTCAGATTTATCCGTCGGAAAATCATATTGCTGTATCTTATATAGGTGAAGATTTGGGAAACAACTACCGAGTAAGAATTTTTTCTTTTAAGTACGATGCATCCGGAATTTCTGTCCAAAAAACCTATGATAATGATGATTTGGACGACGATAATCGTTACTATTGGGGAAACGGCTATTTGTTTGGTGCCGTGGAGTCCACTGGCCTTTGGGGGCAACGAGCAGAAGCGTATCATTGGAATGGTAGTGGTTGGACAAAATTGCTTAACTATGATGTTCATGGGGTTCAGGGCGTTCCGAGGGCGCAGGCTGTAGGTTATAATTATGTCGCTATGCGACACAATGACAACGATGACTTGACTTTATTTGATTGGGATGGTGAATCCTGGCGGATTCCTTTTGAAAATAGGAATATGGTCCACCATGATGATTTTGACCTTTTGAAAGAGGCGGAATGGGATGCTGTTGGGAGTAGCCATTTCTTTGTGACAAGAAGACCCAAAGTAGACAACATTATTAAAATCCCCTATTTTTGTTGGCCGAAATTTAAGCGTTGGGGTGTAAAGTGGAAGTGTAAATATGTGAGAGTGTGGAGTGAAACCCACTCCGGTGCAAATATTGAATTGTTTGAGCGGCAAAATGATGGTGGGTGGATAAGATATGGTGAAGTAAATACTGATGATTCCAAAAGTGAAAAACATTTGGTTGTTGGCTCGAATTGGTATATAGAGAAACGATCAAACAAGGCTTTTCTGTGGGACGGCGTAAAATGGAACGAAGAACAACTTGATATAAATTGGAGTCACTTTGAGGATATCCGAACCCCGAGCGGACAAGGACCGACTACGGTCGAACTCTTTGACGAGTCTTATACAATAGGTGATTTCTTTGCTGTTGAGGGGTCGACTGGACTGCCGGAAGAAGGAACGACAAGGGTTTATTATAAGAAAAATGATTCCTTTGTGAAAAATAAGGGCGTGTTACTTGTAGAAAAGAAGACTGTTCAGGATCCAATAATTGACAAAGAGTATTCTTACAAGTATGTTTATAATTTTGACAATGCTCCGGATGTTGCCTTTGATTATGTGAATAATACACCTTTAATAACGACCGTTCGCGTTGAATTACCAGATAATTCAGGGATGATTGAACGAGAATTGTGCCCAATTGATTACAGTGATGTCGGGCTTGGACTGGGAAAAATTTGCGCTGAAAGAACCTATGTGGGGGAAGTTATTGAAAAAAGTTCAATTTCCAAGTATACTCGTTACCATAATTCAAATTGGCCGAATCTGTTGCATGTCGATGCAGTCAGTTCTGTTGAAACGTATATCAAGGGCGTCAAGAGTAAGGATTCGATAGAGTATAATATTGCGCTTAATGGACTGCCCTCAAGAAAATTGTTTTTTGAAAACGGTTCGAATGATATCTCTAATGAGCAGGTTCTCAGATATTCGGCGGAAGAATATGCTTTTGAACGTAATGGAAATCATCTCCGCAACCCATTGCTTTCTTATTCATGTAAGCCCAATTGCACTTCGGGAAAAGTAGTTCAGGCTACGGCGGCTCGTTATGCCGCTGCAAACGACTCAATAGGAATACCGCACCTTGTTGAGGAATGGATTTATAATCCTGATAGCCTTGTAAATGGCAATTCTTTCCAAGGAATTCCTTGGGCGCTTAATGAGAACCCAAGTGGTATATGGAAAAAGAATTCTGCTGTATTAAAATTTTTGAACGGTTTTGCAGTAGAAAAAACTGATGCACTCGGAAACAAGACTGCAAGGGTTGTTGATGATGACTCAATTGCTTTTGAACGTGCCGTGGTGCAAAATGCCGGATTTGATGAAATTCTTGTTGTTCCTGGTGATCGTTGTGACGAAAATGGCATGGAAGTGACTAGTGAATGTCACTTGTTGCCTTTACAGGGAAGAGCGACCGATGGCGAAGGTGCGTCTAATGGTCGCTTTTCAAAAGTCGTGATGGATTTGAGATATGGCTTTTCAGGTGTCGTCAAGCAGGCAAGGCAAGCTAAATATCGTTTTTCCGCATGGGTCCAAAATGCGGACAACACATCTGCAACAGTTACGTTGTCACTTAATGGAATACAGAAATATAACTGGACTTTAGATGGAAATGCGGCCGGTAATTGGCATTATGTCGAGTGGGAAGGCGAAGTGAATTCGGGTTTACAGAATGTTTCCTTGTCTAGTACGGGAAATACTCGTGTGCAGGATATCCGGATGATCCCCGCTGGTGCTGCAGCCATGGTCAAATACTATGATGTACACTTCGGGATGCCTGTTGCCGAAGTTGATGATCGAGGTGTTGGTAAGCATATTACGCTGGATGAAAACGGACGGATCAAAAAGACTTTTGGTGAAGATGTTTCCGGTAGTCTACGGCTTGTAAGCGAAAATGATTTCATCGATGCAAGATGTAGCGATCCTTCTCTTGGTTCAGATGACTTGGCGTCTTTATCTTTTGATTCCAAACCGATTCTTCAGTCTTCGACTAATCGAAACTTGCAATATGTATTGGCCGGAAACAAGGAGGATGTAGTTATTTCTTGGGAACCAAAGAATTCGGAAGATGCAGTCCGTTATCGTCTTTATGCGGACGGAGAGTCTGCTTCGGCTGGATGGCATTACGACTGTTGCTCTGCTACCGATGGGTTGTATGCTACGTTTGATGACAATACCTCATATACATTGGAAATAGATGTCGGGGCGGACAGTGTCGGGATTTATACTGTGCATATTCAGAAAACCTCTTCCGGGTGGGTTGGCTATGGAAATATTTTGAGAAAGGCTGAAATGCCGCTGTTTATTAGCAAGGGAGATTCATCGAAAATAGTCTATTCTGCACCAGATGGAGTCTATACGGCTGATTTTAGTGGAAATGCATGGATTGAAAATCTGGTAACTTTGCAAAAGTCTAAGGCTTTGTCGGGAACAACGTCTGGTGGAAACAGCTATTTGCTTTCAATGCCGCGAATCCTGATGGTTGATTCTACTAGCAACGAAAATGCTGAACTGTTCTCTGGCAATTCAGAAACATGGAGCAACAATGGTTACATTTTTGATGCCTCCGTATACGGGCTTGATTTTGCTATGTCGGCGAATTCAACTGGCAATGTTTGTGCGGCCTATGTAAAGACAGCTGCCCATGATAGCACAACGCCTTCGGTACTTGCTTCCAGTTGCTTTATAAACAATGTATGGATGCCTATAGGTGGCTATACGGTGTTTGGGCAAGATTTTGATGCGCCTCCATCTGTTGTACCGGGTATTATAGAGAATGGCGATGTGTTTGGCGTTGATTTGACAACAGGTCCTGGCGGAAAACTCTATGTGGCGTATGTTGCACGAAATCCCTATTTTGAACTATATAAGGATGATGTGATTGCTGAACATGGAGATAGCGTTTCTTCTCCCAAATTCTTGATTATAAAGAGGCTTTTTGATTCTTCGGAATCAGGAATATCTGGCTCAGGAAGTATTTGGGCGGGGCCGACTCTTACAAAGGATTCTGCTTCGGGTGACATGCTCCCGAATTATCTAGGAGATTTTGTCTTTATGGATGATTCAATACCACTTACCATGGTGAAGCAGTTTAAGATTGTTGGCGATGCTGACTATATCTACCTTGCTGTCGCATACAATGTCTCTGTGGACAATACTGGTAAGACTGCTATTACGGTTCTCAGGGGCGAATTTGTCGACACGGAAGATGAAGATGGTATTCCCGAGCATAGACTCCAGTTTACTCCCTACGAGGATGCTTCTATTGTAAATTCTGCGGGATTACCCGTTGAACAGGAACGCCGGATTATTGCTTATTTAGAAAGTGATGCTCCGTTTGATTTTGCTGTTCGGAATGGAATCCCTTATGTCTTGTTTGCGAATAGTCAAAACGAAGATGGACTCACTCTTGTAAGTTATCGAGATTCACGATGGCTTTCTGTTGGTATCCCTGCTTTCATTAAGTCAAATAAAATGGTGAATTCGGCCAGCTTGGCTTTTGGCTCAAATGGAACACCCGCTGTTGTTGTACGGGCATCGGATAAAGAAACGAAAAGTCGCAGAAAGCATATTGTTCCAATGAAGTATGTATCGGCGGATGACGTGGATATAACTCTTTCTGGAATTCAGGTTACGGGTGCCGTGACAACAATTTCGTCCGAATTCCGTCAATACATTTTAAATTATTCGGCCAAGGTATTGTCGAATGACTCTGTCATTGAAATATCACCCGCCTTGATGGAACCGCTGGATGTAGCTTCTGTGCAGGTGCTTCATAACGGGAATCAGGTTTCCTATGAGGGTGTCAATTTCTTTGGTGCACTGATATCGTGGGTCGGTTCAATATTTTCTCCCGGATATAACTTCCAGGATTTGACAAGTGAAATTCATTTGGAACCTGGAGAGAACCGCATAGAAATAAATGTCATCGGGGCTAATGGCGTATCTTTGACTTATACGATAGACCTGGTTAGGGAGCACCCGACTGCGGATTCATCGGATAAAACATTGCAATATAGTATCAGTACCAACAGCAATTTGATTCCTGTCGGCATAGCTTTGGATACGGCACTATATGTCAGTAGGGGGGATAGTTCGTATCGTAAATTCTGTATTCAGTTCCCGTTCGGCGTTCGTCTGTGGTTCAAGGGAACGACCTATTTCCGCAGCACCTGTGTTGATTTGGATTTCTCCAAGGCTTCAATCGATACGTTGTTCCTGGAGGATGAATATGGAAATAAGCAAGTTATTTTCGTTGAAGATGACAACATTGCTGAAAACAAGAATGAAAGCGATGACGATAGTAGCGGAGTTGACGAACATGAGAATATTCCTTTACCGTATAGGAATTTGTTAGGGCACAAGGTCTATGCTACAGGATATATGGCCCTTTATGATCGGGCTTCGATTTCTGCCGATGAAGTTGTCGGTGAAACGGTCGAGGTTTGCGCAGGAGCAAATGTTCTTGCACAGATGACTGTTGAAGGGGATGTCTTGTTACGGTCCAATTCAAATGTCGAGGATATTACTTTAGGTGGAAATCTGTATATGCAGGATGGTGCAACGCACGGACAAATTGAACATAGGGATGTCCATATTGCGGACATACCTGTAAATTATTTCGTTACAGGAATAACGGATTTTATCGTCGGCGTGAATGATTCGGCAACGATATCTTCTGGTGCATATAAGGATTTCCATGCCTATGCAAATTCGGAAATACATTTTGAGGAGGGGGAATATTATTTCGACTCCTTTGTCGTAGAACCTGATGTCAGGGTGTACTTTGATGGCCCTGTTCGTCTGTGGGTACAAAACGGTATCAGCATTGCTGACCGTGCGGGGCTCTATAATTCTCCAGGTGGAGCAGAAAATGTATTCCTTTATACGAATACAACTGACTTGATGTATTTCGGAGTCTATTCTGATTTTGCGTCCATTCTTGTCGCTCCGTTCGCATCCGTGAGCCTTGCGCCCCGATCCAGGTGGGAAGGGCTTATTTGGGCCAACAACATTTATGTACAGGCGGATGCCGTAATTGAATAG